The following proteins are encoded in a genomic region of Bubalus kerabau isolate K-KA32 ecotype Philippines breed swamp buffalo chromosome 15, PCC_UOA_SB_1v2, whole genome shotgun sequence:
- the LOC129628478 gene encoding olfactory receptor 8H1-like, producing the protein MGRRNITQVSDFILMGLTDSEEIRLVLFTLFLLIYLITVLGNVGMILTISLDSQLHTPMYFFLSHLSFLDLSYSSVITPKTLDNLLTSNKYVSYLNCFIQMNCFVFLAVTECFLLSSMAYDRYVAVCNPLRYLVVMSTRHCCSLLFGSYLIGFMDSFVNVLCMSRLHFCGSNVIYHFFCEAPPILALSCTDIHDIEIIISIFAGSTLLVSLIMVSASYVAILSTILKITSTSGKQKAFSTCASHLLVVTIFYGTTIFTYVKPSKSYSLGKDHVASVFYTIVIPMLNPLIYSLQNKEVKNALKRVMQKRKGPKQLK; encoded by the coding sequence ATGGGCAGAAGGAATATCACACAGGTGTCTGACTTCATCCTCATGGGACTGACAGACTCTGAAGAGATTCGGCTGGTCCTCTTCACCCTCTTTCTCCTGATATACCTGATCACTGTGCTGGGGAATGTGGGGATGATCCTGACAATCTCCTTGGATTCCCAGCTTCACACACCCATgtattttttcctcagtcacttgTCATTTCTTGACCTCAGTTACTCAAGTGTCATCACCCCTAAAACCTTAGACAATTTACTGACTTCCAACAAGTATGTTTCATACCTGAACTGCTTCATCCAGATgaattgctttgttttcttggcCGTCACTGAatgtttccttctctcctccatgGCCTATGATCGCTATGTAGCTGTCTGCAACCCTCTGCGTTACCTGGTTGTTATGTCCACCAGACACTGCTGCTCCCTACTTTTTGGATCTTATTTGATTGGTTTTATGGACTCCTTTGTCAATGTGCTTTGCATGAGCAGATTGCATTTCTGTGGCTCTAATGTAATCTATCACTTTTTCTGCGAAGCACCCCCAATTTTAGCCCTGTCATGCACTGACATACATGACATTGAAATCATTATATCCATTTTTGCTGGCTCCACTCTACTGGTGTCTCTTATCATGGTGTCTGCATCCTATGTGGCCATCTTGTCTACAATCCTGAAAATTACTTCCACttcagggaagcaaaaagcattCTCCACTTGTGCCTCCCATCTCTTGGTGGTCACCATCTTTTATGGTACTACAATTTTTACTTATGTAAAACCAAGTAAGTCCTACTCTTTGGGGAAGGACCACGTGGCTTCTGTGTTTTATACTATTGTCATCCCCATGCTGAATCCACTCATATATAGTCTTCAAAACAAAGAAGTGAAAAACGCTCTCAAAAGAGTCATGCAGAAGAGAAAAGGCCCCAAACAATTAAAATAA